A window of Methanobacterium sp. contains these coding sequences:
- a CDS encoding TIGR00267 family protein gives MNIREFIEEYFKMSRYVALGTMDGILAVMGVTLTASGVAGAAGIEISNFAVGLTGLAGGIALALSNAFGSFIGERAEEVRTIRELEQKMMLDEGKLDDTHIHQQAKKRIYMSMFTHGFSSFAGSFVPVVPFLLISGRVTAILCTLMLCFSALIMLGVYLGRVSRESIIKTSLEIVIIGILIGVVSFLIGGGHG, from the coding sequence ATGAATATTCGTGAATTTATTGAAGAATATTTTAAAATGAGCCGTTACGTTGCTCTGGGAACTATGGATGGGATACTGGCAGTTATGGGAGTAACTCTAACTGCAAGCGGTGTGGCTGGTGCGGCTGGAATAGAAATTAGCAATTTCGCTGTGGGTTTAACTGGTCTTGCTGGAGGCATAGCCTTGGCATTGTCTAATGCATTCGGATCTTTTATTGGTGAACGGGCTGAAGAAGTGCGGACCATCCGGGAATTGGAACAGAAAATGATGTTGGATGAGGGTAAACTGGATGACACCCATATTCATCAACAAGCCAAGAAACGTATATACATGAGCATGTTCACCCATGGATTCAGCAGCTTCGCAGGTTCATTCGTGCCAGTGGTACCTTTCCTCTTAATTTCTGGTAGGGTGACTGCTATTTTATGCACCCTCATGCTCTGTTTCAGTGCTTTGATCATGCTTGGTGTATATTTAGGTCGTGTGTCCCGTGAAAGTATTATTAAAACAAGCCTTGAAATTGTGATCATCGGGATATTAATTGGTGTGGTCAGCTTCTTAATTGGTGGAGGTCATGGTTAA
- the hmgA gene encoding hydroxymethylglutaryl-CoA reductase (NADPH) → MAGNEEIIKKLVKGELKLHQIDNYTENTQEAVEVRRKFAEEISGANLKHLSQHSMDLEKAMKRNIENPIGTVQIPVGLAGPLHINGEHAQGDFYVPLATSEGALVASVNRGCTVTKAVGGTTVRIIDDKMTRAPVIRANSVTEALKIKEWIERHFIELKEASESTTRHGKLLKVDPVVVVGRYLYPRFTFTTGDSMGMNMVTIATEKALEILTRETGAHVIALSSNLCVDKKPSALNLIEGRGKTVVAEIIIPPEIVEKKLKTTVKAITEVNLAKNMIGSAISGSMGFNAHYANMIGALFLATGQDEAHIVEGSLGITTAEEQNGDLYFSVTLPDLPLATVGGGTSLETARECLEIMGVYGGGNVKKFAEIVGGTVLAGELSLMGALAAGHLARAHKDLGRG, encoded by the coding sequence ATGGCGGGAAACGAAGAAATTATAAAAAAACTAGTCAAAGGAGAATTGAAACTCCATCAAATCGACAATTACACTGAAAATACTCAAGAAGCAGTGGAAGTTAGGAGAAAATTTGCTGAAGAAATTTCAGGAGCCAATTTAAAGCATCTTTCCCAACACTCAATGGATCTGGAGAAGGCCATGAAAAGGAATATTGAAAACCCCATTGGAACTGTGCAGATCCCAGTGGGACTGGCCGGACCACTCCATATCAATGGAGAACATGCTCAAGGAGATTTTTATGTTCCCTTAGCCACTTCAGAAGGGGCATTAGTTGCTTCAGTCAACAGAGGATGCACAGTAACCAAAGCAGTTGGCGGAACCACGGTGCGCATAATTGATGACAAGATGACACGCGCCCCAGTGATAAGAGCAAATTCAGTTACTGAAGCCCTTAAAATAAAAGAATGGATTGAAAGACATTTTATTGAACTCAAAGAGGCATCGGAGAGTACAACACGTCACGGGAAATTGTTAAAAGTCGATCCAGTGGTTGTGGTAGGTCGTTACCTTTATCCTCGTTTCACCTTCACCACCGGCGACAGCATGGGTATGAATATGGTCACCATCGCCACAGAAAAAGCTTTGGAAATTTTAACCCGGGAAACAGGAGCCCATGTAATTGCCCTCAGCAGCAACCTCTGTGTTGATAAAAAACCATCTGCATTAAACTTGATTGAAGGCCGTGGCAAGACAGTTGTTGCTGAAATCATAATCCCCCCAGAAATTGTTGAAAAAAAACTTAAAACCACAGTTAAAGCTATCACCGAAGTTAATCTCGCTAAGAACATGATTGGTTCTGCTATATCTGGAAGTATGGGGTTCAACGCCCATTATGCCAACATGATCGGTGCCCTATTCCTGGCCACAGGACAGGACGAAGCCCATATTGTAGAGGGCAGTCTGGGTATAACCACTGCTGAGGAACAGAATGGAGATCTTTACTTCTCTGTAACCCTCCCTGACCTTCCCCTAGCAACTGTGGGTGGAGGAACCAGTTTAGAAACAGCCCGTGAATGTCTGGAAATTATGGGAGTATATGGGGGAGGGAACGTGAAAAAATTTGCTGAGATCGTTGGAGGAACAGTATTAGCAGGCGAACTTTCACTCATGGGTGCACTAGCCGCCGGACACCTTGCAAGGGCACATAAAGATCTGGGAAGAGGATAA
- the sucD gene encoding succinate--CoA ligase subunit alpha encodes MIFLDKDTKCVVQGITGKQGSFHTKSMLEYNTNIVAGTSPGKGGQEFEGVPVYNSIEEIKEEMDVNASIIFIPAPFAKDAAFEAISQLDLVVIITEHIPVHDSMEIAQYAKQMDCKVIGPNTPGIITPGVGKLGIMPVHIFNPGDIGIVSRSGTLTYEVASQVTKAGLGQSTCLGIGGDPVVGMDFAEVLQKFENDKYTKAMVMIGEIGGNAEEQAAEYIAENITKPVVAYIAGRTAPPGKKMGHAGAIIEGNAGTAESKMKTLKASGVEVAKQPSQIASIMKEIL; translated from the coding sequence GTGATTTTTCTTGATAAGGATACTAAATGCGTTGTTCAGGGAATTACAGGCAAACAGGGTTCTTTTCACACAAAAAGTATGCTGGAATATAATACTAATATTGTGGCAGGCACATCTCCAGGTAAAGGAGGTCAAGAGTTTGAAGGAGTTCCTGTTTATAATTCCATAGAAGAAATAAAAGAAGAAATGGATGTTAACGCATCAATTATATTCATTCCAGCCCCATTTGCTAAAGATGCTGCTTTTGAAGCCATATCACAGCTAGATCTGGTGGTTATCATCACTGAACACATACCTGTACATGATTCTATGGAAATAGCCCAGTATGCCAAACAAATGGATTGTAAAGTAATAGGCCCAAACACTCCAGGTATAATAACTCCCGGAGTTGGTAAACTTGGAATCATGCCAGTTCATATTTTTAATCCAGGCGATATCGGGATAGTATCACGTAGTGGAACTCTAACTTACGAAGTGGCAAGTCAAGTTACTAAGGCAGGTTTAGGGCAGAGTACTTGTCTTGGAATTGGAGGTGACCCTGTGGTGGGTATGGATTTTGCAGAAGTTCTGCAAAAATTCGAAAACGACAAATATACCAAGGCAATGGTTATGATTGGGGAGATTGGAGGTAATGCCGAGGAACAAGCTGCAGAATACATTGCCGAGAACATCACCAAACCAGTTGTAGCCTACATTGCTGGTAGAACAGCACCGCCAGGGAAAAAAATGGGACATGCTGGAGCTATAATTGAAGGTAATGCCGGAACAGCTGAAAGCAAAATGAAAACACTTAAAGCATCAGGAGTGGAAGTTGCAAAACAACCTTCACAGATTGCTTCCATTATGAAAGAAATACTTTAA